A region from the Clavibacter sp. A6099 genome encodes:
- a CDS encoding purine-nucleoside phosphorylase: MTYSNPLESPDADPQEIARQAAGQIAELTGVERHDIALTLGSGWGKAADLIGETTATIPATEVVGFSKPALEGHVGSLRSVLLPSGRRALVIGARTHYYEGHGVRRVVHSVRTAAATGAKTMILTNGAGGIKEHWTPGTPVLISDHINLTADSPLEGATFIDLTDLYSARLRAIAHEVEPDLDEGVYCQFRGPHYETPAEVRMAKAIGGHIVGMSTALEAIAAREAGMEVLGMSLITNLAAGIQKTPLSHEEVIEAGRAAEGRIGGMLARIVGAL, encoded by the coding sequence ATGACGTACAGCAACCCCCTCGAGTCGCCCGACGCCGACCCCCAGGAGATCGCGCGGCAGGCGGCCGGGCAGATCGCCGAGCTCACGGGCGTCGAGCGCCACGACATCGCCCTCACGCTCGGCAGCGGATGGGGGAAGGCGGCGGATCTCATCGGCGAGACCACCGCGACGATCCCCGCGACGGAGGTCGTCGGCTTCTCGAAGCCCGCGCTGGAGGGCCACGTCGGCTCGCTCCGCAGCGTCCTGCTGCCCTCCGGCCGCCGCGCCCTCGTCATCGGCGCGCGCACCCACTACTACGAGGGCCACGGCGTCCGCCGGGTCGTGCACAGCGTGCGCACCGCCGCCGCGACCGGCGCGAAGACCATGATCCTCACCAACGGCGCGGGCGGCATCAAGGAGCACTGGACCCCCGGCACCCCCGTCCTCATCAGCGACCACATCAACCTCACCGCCGACTCCCCGCTCGAGGGCGCGACCTTCATCGACCTCACCGACCTCTACTCGGCGAGGCTCCGGGCGATCGCCCACGAGGTCGAGCCCGACCTCGACGAGGGCGTCTACTGCCAGTTCCGCGGCCCGCACTACGAGACGCCGGCCGAGGTGCGGATGGCGAAGGCGATCGGCGGCCACATCGTCGGCATGTCCACCGCGCTCGAGGCCATCGCCGCGCGCGAGGCCGGCATGGAGGTGCTGGGCATGTCGCTCATCACGAACCTCGCCGCCGGGATCCAGAAGACCCCGCTCAGCCACGAGGAGGTCATCGAGGCCGGCCGCGCCGCCGAGGGCCGCATCGGCGGCATGCTCGCGCGCATCGTGGGCGCCCTGTGA
- a CDS encoding NAD(P)H-quinone dehydrogenase, which yields MGYEFEANQRIAILGGGPGGYEAAIAGAQLGAEVTLVERVGVGGSAVMTDVVPSKTLIATAEATNALGEAADLGVQFFSRGEATRRPVRPEVAVNLQAVNDRLLRLARQQSEDMKSSLIRAGVRIVQGEGRLDGPNRIIVSTGRGGGRGTDFDEIDADTTVISTGASPRILDTAKPDGERILTWTQLYTMDCVPEHLIVVGSGVTGAEFASAYTALGAKVTLISSRDQVLPGEDADAARVIEDVFTRNGMTVLSKSRAESVVRQGDGVVATLSDGRVVEGSHCLMAVGSVPNTAGIGLEEAGVQMSDSGHIRVNRVARTSVPSVYAAGDCTTFLPLASVASMQGRTAVYHAMGDAVSPTELRNVTSNIFTQPEIATVGWSQKQIEEGLAQGDIYKLPLASNPRAKMQNVKDGFVKLFARTGSGTVIGGVIVAPKASELIFPLALAVEHRLTVDDVARAFTVYPSLSGSISDAARAMHIVL from the coding sequence ATGGGATACGAGTTCGAGGCCAACCAGCGGATCGCGATCCTCGGAGGGGGTCCAGGCGGCTACGAGGCCGCCATCGCCGGAGCGCAGCTCGGCGCGGAGGTGACGCTGGTGGAGCGCGTGGGCGTCGGCGGCTCGGCCGTGATGACCGACGTCGTCCCCTCGAAGACCCTCATCGCCACCGCGGAGGCCACCAACGCGCTCGGCGAGGCCGCCGACCTCGGCGTCCAGTTCTTCTCCCGCGGCGAGGCGACCCGTCGGCCCGTGCGCCCCGAGGTCGCGGTCAACCTGCAGGCCGTCAACGACCGCCTGCTGCGGCTCGCGCGCCAGCAGTCCGAGGACATGAAGTCGAGCCTCATCCGCGCGGGCGTCCGCATCGTGCAGGGCGAGGGCCGGCTCGACGGGCCGAACCGCATCATCGTCTCCACGGGCCGCGGTGGCGGACGAGGCACCGACTTCGACGAGATCGACGCGGACACCACGGTCATCTCCACGGGCGCGAGTCCCCGCATCCTGGACACCGCGAAGCCCGACGGGGAGCGGATCCTCACCTGGACGCAGCTCTACACGATGGACTGCGTGCCCGAGCACCTCATCGTCGTCGGATCCGGCGTCACGGGCGCCGAGTTCGCCTCGGCCTACACCGCGCTCGGCGCGAAGGTCACGCTCATCTCCTCCCGCGACCAGGTCCTGCCCGGCGAGGACGCCGACGCGGCGCGCGTCATCGAGGACGTCTTCACCCGCAACGGCATGACCGTGCTCTCGAAGTCGCGCGCCGAGTCGGTCGTGCGCCAGGGCGACGGCGTGGTCGCGACGCTCAGCGACGGCCGCGTCGTCGAGGGCAGCCACTGCCTCATGGCGGTCGGATCCGTGCCGAACACGGCGGGCATCGGCCTCGAGGAGGCGGGCGTGCAGATGAGCGACTCCGGCCACATCCGCGTCAACCGCGTCGCGCGCACCTCGGTGCCGAGCGTCTACGCGGCGGGCGACTGCACCACGTTCCTGCCGCTCGCCTCGGTCGCGTCGATGCAGGGCCGCACGGCCGTCTACCACGCGATGGGCGACGCGGTCAGCCCCACCGAGCTCCGCAACGTGACCTCGAACATCTTCACGCAGCCGGAGATCGCGACGGTCGGCTGGTCGCAGAAGCAGATCGAGGAGGGGCTCGCGCAGGGCGACATCTACAAGCTGCCGCTCGCGTCCAACCCCCGCGCGAAGATGCAGAACGTGAAGGACGGCTTCGTGAAGCTGTTCGCCCGCACCGGCTCGGGCACGGTCATCGGCGGCGTCATCGTCGCCCCCAAGGCGAGCGAGCTGATCTTCCCGCTCGCCCTCGCCGTGGAGCACCGGCTCACGGTGGACGACGTCGCGCGCGCGTTCACCGTGTACCCGTCGCTCTCGGGCAGCATCTCCGACGCGGCGCGCGCGATGCACATCGTCCTCTGA
- a CDS encoding acetyl/propionyl/methylcrotonyl-CoA carboxylase subunit alpha, with protein MTRVNKVLIANRGEIAVRIIRAARDAGIGSVAVYADQDRDALHVTLADEAYALDGQTSADTYLVIAKLLSIARRSGADAVHPGYGFLAENADFAQQVIDAGLTWIGPSPSAIQQLGDKTTARHVAERVGAPLAPGTLNPVSGADEVLDFVDVHGLPVAIKAAFGGGGRGLKVARTREEVPELFESATREAVAAFGRGECFVEKYLDRPRHVETQCLADSAGNVVVISTRDCSLQRRHQKLVEEAPAPFLTDEQNAQLYAASKAILREVGYVGAGTCEFLVAQDGTISFLEVNTRLQVEHPVSEEVTGIDLVREQFRIAAGGLIDYEDPAPRGHSFEFRINGEDPGRGFFPAPGPVHVFQAPGGPGVRVDSGVRAGDVISGAFDSLLAKLIVTGSSREDALERSRRALDEFEVQGLPTVLPFHRAIVRDAAFAPADGAPFSVYTRWIETEFDNTIEPWSGALEDAAEAPARHTVVVEVGGKRIEVSLPEDLAPAAGASSSRRAAAAPARRKQSGSVDTSGGGSVTSPMQATVVKLAVEEGQQVVKGDLLVVLEAMKMEQPLTAHTAGTVSGIAAEVGQTVPSGHRLLDIV; from the coding sequence ATGACGCGTGTGAACAAGGTCCTCATCGCCAACCGGGGCGAGATCGCCGTCCGCATCATCCGGGCGGCGAGGGATGCGGGGATCGGATCGGTCGCCGTCTACGCGGACCAGGACCGCGACGCGCTGCACGTCACGCTCGCCGACGAGGCGTACGCCCTCGACGGGCAGACGAGCGCCGACACCTACCTCGTCATCGCCAAGCTCCTCTCCATCGCCCGGCGCTCCGGCGCGGACGCGGTGCACCCGGGCTACGGGTTCCTCGCCGAGAACGCCGACTTCGCCCAGCAGGTCATCGACGCCGGCCTCACCTGGATCGGCCCGTCCCCGAGCGCCATCCAGCAGCTCGGCGACAAGACCACGGCCCGGCACGTCGCCGAGCGCGTGGGCGCACCGCTCGCCCCCGGCACGCTCAACCCCGTCTCCGGCGCCGACGAGGTGCTCGACTTCGTCGACGTGCACGGCCTGCCCGTCGCCATCAAGGCGGCGTTCGGCGGCGGCGGCCGCGGCCTGAAGGTCGCCCGCACCCGCGAGGAGGTGCCGGAGCTGTTCGAGTCCGCCACTCGCGAGGCCGTCGCGGCGTTCGGCCGCGGCGAGTGCTTCGTCGAGAAGTACCTCGACCGCCCGCGGCACGTCGAGACCCAGTGCCTCGCCGACTCGGCCGGGAACGTCGTCGTGATCTCCACCAGGGACTGCTCGCTGCAGCGCCGCCACCAGAAGCTCGTGGAGGAGGCGCCCGCGCCGTTCCTCACCGACGAGCAGAACGCCCAGCTCTACGCCGCGTCCAAGGCGATCCTGCGCGAGGTCGGCTACGTCGGCGCCGGCACGTGCGAGTTCCTCGTCGCGCAGGACGGCACCATCTCCTTCCTCGAGGTCAACACGCGCCTCCAGGTCGAGCACCCGGTCTCCGAGGAGGTCACGGGCATCGACCTCGTGCGCGAGCAGTTCCGCATCGCCGCGGGCGGCCTCATCGACTACGAGGACCCGGCGCCGCGCGGCCACTCGTTCGAGTTCCGGATCAACGGCGAGGACCCGGGCCGCGGCTTCTTCCCGGCTCCCGGTCCCGTGCACGTGTTCCAGGCGCCCGGCGGCCCCGGCGTGCGCGTCGACTCGGGCGTCCGCGCCGGTGACGTGATCTCGGGCGCGTTCGACTCGCTGCTCGCCAAGCTCATCGTCACGGGGTCCAGCCGCGAGGACGCCCTCGAGCGCTCGCGCCGCGCCCTCGACGAGTTCGAGGTGCAGGGCCTGCCCACCGTCCTCCCCTTCCACCGCGCGATCGTGCGCGACGCGGCCTTCGCCCCGGCGGACGGCGCGCCCTTCTCCGTCTACACGCGCTGGATCGAGACCGAGTTCGACAACACCATCGAGCCGTGGTCCGGCGCGCTGGAGGACGCCGCCGAGGCTCCCGCCCGGCACACCGTCGTGGTCGAGGTCGGCGGCAAGCGCATCGAGGTGAGCCTCCCCGAGGACCTCGCGCCCGCCGCGGGCGCGTCCTCGTCCCGCCGCGCGGCGGCGGCCCCGGCCCGGCGCAAGCAGTCCGGATCCGTCGACACCTCGGGCGGCGGATCCGTCACCTCGCCCATGCAGGCCACCGTCGTCAAGCTCGCGGTCGAGGAGGGCCAGCAGGTCGTCAAGGGCGACCTCCTCGTCGTCCTCGAGGCGATGAAGATGGAGCAGCCGCTCACGGCGCACACCGCGGGCACCGTCTCCGGGATCGCCGCCGAGGTCGGGCAGACCGTCCCGTCGGGGCACCGGCTGCTCGACATCGTCTGA